The nucleotide sequence ACATAATATTTCAGTTGTCTTTATgtcaatattttgtttataattttaaaatatcttttgtcATTGACGGCATTTTGAACTTGAACTTTTTTCACTAAAACGTAACCTGTCTCATTATAATTACTGAAATCAATGTGATTTATGAAACTACTTTTAGGATAAACGGATGTCGCATAAATcctaaatgataaatatatgtcTGAACATAATGATCTAGTTATTTATATTATTGGCCTTTTCACTAATCTTTGCATctgtcatttttctatttcttgtttatttaatatagcttcttttttttggtttcctcCTGTGAGCATTCAACACTAATTTAGTCATCAATTCTATAAGACACCACATTGATCAAGCTGATGAGTCACAATCCATATACTGGTATATTTTCTCAAGTGCCTTCCTAATTACTTTCTGTTCTTTCCCCAAAGGTTTACTCATGACATTTCTGTTGAATAACAGGCTCTTCTCTGtagcttttttaaaagaaattaagaatgtaCTTTGTTCTAAAATACTTATGAGACTTCCTTGTCCATAAATGAAATGTTTCTCCTTTCACTGCGTTttccttatttctatttttgcacgtgacagttttgttcttgttattACCTAGTTCCGTAGTAAGAGCGTGGATGCTATTCATGCCAATTTGATTGCTGAGGGTGAATGATTATGCAGGCAGACGACACATAGGCTTTTATAATATTTGTTGCGAACATCACTGAGTCCATTAACCAGGCAAATATACAATCTTATTATGTTAATGAGTCTGCCCTGGCAAGGGCTGCCTCCGACGATCAGCAAAGTGCATCAGTATCTTTTTAGGGATGTTTCAGGAATCTCATAACTAGAACTGATACATTCCTTTTGCAGTAGAAAGGTGGCATCATGAGTATTTCTGGAAAGAACTGGCTTGCTTCCCTTCCTGCAATGACTCAGAGGCCCTTCCCTGCTGGGGATTTTAAATAGAAGGCATTCTCTCTATCATGTTTAGATTTCCTCTGTTAGCACACGGAAAAACACATAGTGGATGTCCGACTAAGAGTGTTTGATTGGTTTTCTCATGACCAATATTTCTGAAATTCTCTGACcaaactctctgagatgaaaaaGGGAGGGGGGGGAAgcccattttttttccccagaggccAGTGGGAATGATTTGTCTGGGATGCACTGAATCTTCAGTAAACCACCCACACGTGGGTGAAGAAATACAGGGAACGCTTTATGCACTCTGGCCCCGTTTCAACTTTCAAACAGTAACCTGAGACCACACTTGTTTTCCGGCACcaagatagaaaaaaaagtatgagttTTACCTTGTAGTATGTCTCTTTATTGATAATAAAAGCACTCAGTTTCCTTTTCCTCTTGTAGTTCTAGTATAGTTGAGAAACCTAAACTTAGAGTCAGATGCCTTgaaaataatagtatctacttcacAGAGCTTTGTTCAGGAGTAGGACAAGATGATGCCCATAATGCAAGCAGCACACAGATCATGGATAAATCTGTGCTTTGCATTATTGGTGAAATTTGTATTAGCATCTTATCAGTGTGTTATAATTCCTCTGAAACCATGCAAGAGGGAAAACACGACAAGTGTTGATGATTTGTACCCAAGCCCTGGGTCAGAGCTGCCTCTTGGAATCTCCAGCCCTGTCACACGGGGCATGCACCTTTGGTCTTGTACTTAGTTTTTTATCTGCAAAATATGGGGTTGAACTTCAGGTTCCTGAAGGCCAGTTTGAACTCTAAGATTGCAGATCTATTTCTTCCACCACTAAGTGCCCTACACTCTCCTACACTATCCAGGCCTCGAGCCAGTGATGAGGACCTGAACTAAAGTCAGAAGTTGAAGATGCTATTGTTCAAGTATCAAGACATCCTTATGGGGAAACTTGGCAAATGGCCCAGGACAGGCCCCAGGAGAAAAGTGGTTCTGATTGACACCTAGACTCTGATCCTCATGGGTTGTTTTTCTAAgtgaatttcaaaaacaattcCCAGGGCTAATTAGTGCTGCTTGaaatattaattctttttaaaataacagcaacaagATAACTTATGTGTAGTGCATGATGTAAATATGGAATAGCAGCAAGTATATAAGTAGTGTAAAAATTAGACAAGTGGGTAGATCACcccaaataatattttgtatctAGATAAAGTAGATATTGTGTTTTAGCAAAACTTCTGCCTTTAAGATGATTGATATATTGGATTTATCGCCATAAGATTCTGAAAATTGTTACGGTTGAAATACACTTTTAACCCTAAGGCTGTATTCTCTTTCTCCTCACCCATCTGAATTGCCAGGTGTCTGGAAAATCTGATTACTTTCTCATTCTGCTGAACAGCTGCCCAACCAGATTGGACAGGAGCAAAGAACTAGCTTTTCTAAAGCCAATTTTGGAGAAGATGTTTGTGAAAAGGTCCTTTCGCAATGGAGTTGGCACAGGGATGAAAAAAACTTCCTTTCGAAGAGCAAAATCATGACTAAGTGTGCAAAGGACTCGGGGAATTAATCTAACTGTACAGTGTGACTGACGTACTCAAAGTCCATCGTCTCTTTATCATTGAGTGTTGGCATGCTCTCTATTCTCAAATATCTTTCCTCTCCTGACTGGTACAGAGTAAAttgagtaaaaaaagaaaaaaatatataaacctgTCTCAAACCTGTCTCAAACTTCCACTTGTGAGAGAAAAAACAATTTATGTGGCCCATTAGTAACTTTTTCCTGAATGGGATGGAcacttttgctttggttttaACTTGGCCGGAAAGCATGAGCATGTTGACAGTCATCACgatagtatgatttttttttcctgcctataATATCATAACACGAATactgtgatatttgtttttctttttaataccgTTTTCTCAAATGACTTAACAGGCCCAAttcttggggtggggggatgtgCTATTTCTGTTTCTAAGGGGCTTGTGAAGTTAACCAAAATTAAGGTGAATGGTACAGCTGTAtcaattgattaattaattgatACCAACAACAAACATCCCTGGAGCACTCTAGATGTAATTCTTGTCTCCCTTTTCCTATTCCAAATATATTAGCTATAGGGTGTTGTTTTGTTGTCTTGTCTTGGAAATTTGTtgccttttaaaatctttaagcACAGAAATGCTGccagtaaaaacaacaacagagagACTGAGAGTGCCCTGTGTTGTCAGGGCAGCCATTTGGAAACCTGTTCCCCAAACTATGCTGATTAATGCCCTCTCCTTTCCCCCGTCCTTCCAGGAAAGACTGCCCACTCTTTGCATTGAAACTCCTGACACTgcttttttaaaaggataatgcGACATTGGTTGATGTGTTATTTCAAATGCATAATGTTAATAAATCTGTTCACACATATTGGATTCTGCAGCACACTAAGGGTGTTCGCTGTAAGCCACACACAGCTCCTAGACTGGGGGCAGTGGAAGCCTTAGGATGACCTGTCCTTAATCATCAGCTTCAGATAGAAACACAGTCTTCAGAAAACAGTACTCATGGTGAGCTGGTCTCATCTCACAGTAATCAGCTAGGTTCACACAAACAAATCGGTTTCTACACAAAGCAGTCTTTACACATGCCATATTGTTGGTGATGTGCCAAGTGCCCACCAAAAGAAACAGAGGCCCCTAAAGGTCTTCTGTGATTTGTTGCTGACTTCTACGAAAACAAGTGGTTTCATGGTTGTGGTGTATGCTTATTTTGCTCTTGTTACACAGATTCATCCTAAGTATTGGGGGATGAAGTAACATAGATCATGCAAATACAAGTTATGGGAAGCAGCATTTATTTTAAGGACCAGGGAACTTCAGGGAAACACATTTTGGGAAGCACAGAGGAGTTGGTAGAAGTAGAAGCCATCAGGCAGCATCCCTGCCCTCCAGGGTCCTTTGCGCCCTTCTAGCTACGTTTTCTTCCCTGCAAACCGGATAGTCTGCAAGACCTTTGTTTCTGCTCTCCAATAACTTCCATCCACCTGGGGCTTTTTGTTGCTCTGTAGGGCCTCACAACATCAGGCCCAGCACCTCCCCTGGGCCAGCATCTTTGATTTCCCTTTGGGGTCAGGAATCCACTCCTGGTTCTCTCTGCAGAAGCCAGAGATGCAGACAGGGTCATGTGTGTGTGACTCCAGCATGAGCTGTGGCAGGGCAGACCCCTAAGAAGGGGTATGAGAGAGCAAGAAGAGGAGGACATTGCTCATTCTGCTGCATCACCCACTGCACCCTCACTGTTCCCTGGATCCAAAAGGACACATGTGGCCTTCCGGTCTGGTCCTTCTTTCAGCAGATATTCCATGTATAGGAAAGCCAGATATACCCTTCCATACTTTTTAGAAAGTCTGCTTAAAcaaattcatattttctttctcagatcACCTCCTTCACATCAGTGTTCCCctaaagacacacacactcacaggaaCACACACCAGAAGGGGCAGCTATGGGCTGATTTTCTAGATTCAAAGTCATGGGCTTGAGTCTTGATGCAAACATGGCCTTTGGGCATCTGCGAGGGCAAGCAGGTGGGGATGCAGGGCGCGGGCATCACTGGGAGAGGAAGAGGTAGCTCAGGATGGGTGTCCTCCACCTGCTCCTTTGCTGCTCCCTCATCTGCTCATGGGCCTGGTCCTTTCTCGGTCATGGTCACATTAGCAGTGGCCCTGGCATCTTCCCCCACCAGCGGCCGCATAACAGGTCATACCAGGCCACTGCCATCCCTTCAGCAGCACCGTGGCCCCTGTCTCTGTTCCCAGGGTGTGTGGAGTGGGGCAGGTGGGAGACTTCTGTGCAGGTGTTGAAATGAGAGATCAGCCCAGCAGTGCTCCAGGTGTTGGAGTAGGATCTGAAGACATTTCCCTTATCCATTAATGATATCCAGTTACTTCCTGCTTGGTGGCCACACAAGTGGCTGAAGTCATtgagattttaaagaaatatttgaaatcagaaaCAAGCAAAACCCTTTGAAGTGGATGtacctttaattcttttttaaccCCAAACAATCATTCCGTTTCCCACTTCTCTATATGTATGTGGACAGAGATGCAGTGAAGTACTCAGGCAATCCTGTGTCTCTCGGTTTTCTGCCGCTATGGCCTCTGCCTTTGTTCCTATGAGGTGACTTTAAGAATCTAAGCCATCAGCCAGTGGCAGCACCACTCTCCTTACCCTTGGCCCTGAAACTGGAGTTCTCTTGGAGCATCTGCAAATGCGGCAAAGGGCTCTGCAGCACCGTGAGGTTTCAAGGGTAACATGCAAAGTACTTCCAATAAAATGTGCAAAATCTGACAGAAGCTTGTCAGGGAAATTGGCATTTCTTATCTGCCTAACGTTATTGGCAGGGAAGCTAATTAGATAGGCTGATAGGCGTTATTTACTCCTGCGGAGTAGAAAACAAGTTACTTCATTAATAAGCTCATGGTAAGTGTGGTGTAAATGGGGCATCTTGTGTACAGAAAAGATTGCTATTTCAGGAGAATCTTcctaattttctattatttgcatttatatgGATTGGCTGGAacaataaaacaccaaaaacataaTTGGAAAAATTCACTTCCCTCTTCTAGagctaaaatatcattttaacgTCAGGGGGAAAAAGGCCTATGAAAAACTATTTGCACTCCAAAAATCATAGCAGATGAAAAGCTGGTAGGAAGGAGTATTTTCTTTCCGAAGAAAAATTGCGCCTCTTGCTAAAGTTTTAGGAATAAAGCGTTTAAAAGCAAGGCCTGCTCTCAAGGCTGCATTGGCAAGGAGGAAAGTGGCTTGGGGTGACGGGGGCAGTGATGAGAGAGGGCCCTGGTGACCCTCTACCATCCAACTCCAGGGGTGCTGCTGGGGGCCTGAATTTCACCTTGAGATTTGGATGCATCGGGCAAAGCTTTGGAAGCCCTTGGACTGCAAGCATCCCAAGGGATGAATAATCTTTTAGTCAATTTTGGCCAACTCTATCTGAATGTGATTGATCTTCATGTTCTGTCTGGAGAGATTTtattggaaaggaaagaaaagaactcaTGAGGGCCATGGATACCTGGAGAGAGAGAATGCTGGTGTGGAGGAGAGGAGTGCAAAGGGAAGCTTAGGAGGCCAGATACCAAAGGCACTGGGCCACATGAACTGTACTTGAATCCTGGGGTCCTTGTTCACTCAGTGGTGCCACCTTGCTCTAGCTTCTAGAATCCTTTTGAGCCCCAAGCTTAATCACCCTTAAAATGGGGCCTGTATTACTTACATCTGAAGATTGTTCATTtactaattaatttatttgtttgacAAATATTGAGCACCTTCTGTGTTCTCGGTactgggaatacagcagtgaagaaAATAGAGCCCAATTATTGGGGTGGGATGGCATGATGGAGttagagaaaataagaatatatatttaatatataatcctatatctgtgtgtatatatatgtgtgggtgTACATAGTATTTCAGATGGTGATAAGGAGAAACAGCAAGGAAGGGGGAGCTGCAGTATTGTGAGGTGGAGATGGGGATGCGATTTCTCATTCAGCGCTCAGGTAAGGGATCGCTGAGAACTGCGAGAATCCCAGTTTCCTGGCTTGGAGTGAGCAGGGTGAGGGTGGAGAGAGATGGCACCTTACAGGTAGGAGGGCTTCTGTGTGGCCTTGCAGgacttttgtttttcctctgagtGAAAGAGGAAACCACTGGAGGGTTTTTAAGCAAAGAAATGACATCATCAAATGtatttttggttttcataaaTTCCTAAGAGTGAAAACGAAAACACACACCTAGCAGGTTTCAATAAAAGTAGGAGTGATTCGTGGTGTGAATGACATCCAGCAACACGAATTCTCTCCTTGCTTGCCTGCTTTGCGATTCTGCCCTGAGAAGTAATTAAGCGGCGATGTGAAGTGAAGCCCTGGATTGGATCAGGACCCTGGGACAGGAACGCGGCTGCTCTCCAAGGTGCTGAGGGGATTTGAGACAGTAGAGCAGATTCCTGGCCCATCGTCTGAAAATGGTTTTGAGGCTAGAATGTCATGCCCCTGGATTATTTTTCATGTGCGAATGAGGAACGTTTTGTTCTCACAAATATCTACTGAGATTATCATAGAAATATCCCCCATTATTTTTTGGAGGGATGcatgttgtgatggttaatactgagtgtcaacttgattggattgaaggatacaaagtattgaccctgggtgtgtctgtgagggtgctgccaaaggagattaacattttagtcggtgggctgggaaaggcagacccacccttaacctgggtgggcaccatctagtcAGATGCCAGCGTGACTAGAatataaaacaggaagaaaaatgtgaaggACAGAGTGGCCTGgcctcccagcctgcatctttcccctgtgctggatgcttcctgcccttgaacatcagacttttcagttttgggacttggactggctctgtttgctccttagcttgcagacagcctgttgtgggaccttgttatcctgtgagttaatacttaataaattcatgtgtgtatatatatatatatgtatatatatacgtgtatatatatgtatatatatacgtatatatatgtatatatatacgtatatatatgtatatatatacgtgtatatatacgtatatatacacgtatatatgtatatatacgtgtatatatacgtatatatacgtatatatatatacgtatatatatacacgtatatatatatatatatatattagttctgttcctctagagaactctgactaatacacatGAGTATGGATGGAAAGTCTGTGGGTTAAAGctcaagcaaaaaaataaaataattaagatttcTACTCTTGTACCTGACTTTTTAGGGTGctcctctcatttttttctgttggctATTTATTTCTAATGCTAaatccttaaaaaacaaacaaagaggtCTACTATAAAATTTCTACCCCAAACATTCATTCCCATTCATCTTTGAGTACTTGCAGTAAAAGATCAACATTTTAGGGAAGGAAAATCTGAAAACAATTAGATTTCATCTACCACATGCAGTAAGGCTGAGAATATGGCAATTTGATATTAAAGGCCTGTTCCTACACTCAATATTCTCATCTCTCCTTTTGTCCCATCTGAAAATAACAGTGAGCATCCAGGAGCCTCCTCTCCACTCTTTCCCTCCTGAACTCCTCGTTGTTAATATTCAGACACACTCACATGGTGAGGAAATAGGCAGGCTTCTCTGTTGGTGGAAGATTTTGTCTTGACTTCTCCTTTATGGGGTAAAGATGGTCTTTTGGTTGACCGTGATGGCTCTCTCGGGGCTGTCTGGGATGGACTCTCACCTGTGCTTCTCCTCTTCATGTGGGCTGTGCACACTGTCAGCTTCCCCCAGTGCCACCTTCCCCCAAGCCAAGTGTGCAACTTTTCTGAGCAGTTGACTCCACCAGCTCAGTGTTTGTCCCCAGCTTGCAAGGTCATTCTCATGCTTGCCTTACACAAAGGGAGATGAAAGGCAAGATGCCTCTCCTGGAGCGCAAACCATGATGGAGCCACAGATGCAGCCCATGCAGCATAAATATCTCTCTCCAGAATAACAAAGACCAAGACCAAGTCCTGCAGGATCGTTCCACCTGCTGGGCCTTGCGCCTGTGAGTTCCGTCTTGCACTGTGCATTGTTTAGAGTGTGTCTGAGCCTCTGGTTGGCACCTACCTGGCTGACATCTGCCTATCAAGTTTTAAATCCAGCTAATGCCCTCTATGGAGAAACTTTGCCAAGGAATCTAACCCAAGGAGATAAGTGAGACTCAACATGTGGGTACAAACAGGCTGCTATTCAATGTTCACCTAGCTTCTACTTGACAGGTCTGAAGTTTCTACCAAGTGCTTTCCACATAGTGTCTCATTTGCCCCTCCACAGCCATGTGAGGGGCACTAGCATGTTTTTAGTCCTGTGTGCAGACAAGGAAACCAAAGCTTACAGAGATGCAGTGATTTTCTCGTGGTCACATATCTGGTAAGTGGCAGgtctgcctggcttcaaagctggTGCCCTGTGATCTGTGATGTCCAACTACCCACAGTATAATCTCAAGGCTCAGTTGGGGGGAAATTTTGCTTCCAAACTCATGTGATCGTTGGCAGCACTCATTTCTCTGTGGCTTAAAGCCTGAGTGCCTCAGTTTTTttgctggctgttggcagaaGGTCACCTTGGTTCCTAGAGGCTGCCATCAGTTCTTTGCCACATAGGTACCCACCGTGGCTGCCAGCTCCATCAATACCACCATGGGGGAGAATCTTCTAGCAAAAGGGGTGCTGCAATCTTAGGTAACATCATCATGAATGTGACGTCTCATCACCTTTGCTGTATTCTAATGGCTAAAATCAAGTCACTAGTCCTGCCCACACTCAAGAGGAGGGGCTTATACAAGAGAATGAACGCAAGGACATAGGGACCATGGAGGGGGCACTGTGGAGTCTGTCCAGCACTGACATTATGAGTGGCCACCTCAGCTATGGGAGAGGACCATCCCATGCTGGAACAGAGCCCTAAGAAGTGAGATCCATACCAAATTTGAGTAGTATGTGAGCAACATCTGCAAAAAAGAACCTGTGAAGTGTTAAACCACAAGTATATGCATTATATTAGCCTGTTattacactgctaataaagacataccagagttTGAGTAATTCATAAAGGTAAGAgtgttaattgactcacagttcagcatggctgggggggccttaggaaacttacaattatggcagaaggggaagcaaacatgtccttcttcacagggcagcaggaaggagaatgaatgcacagtgaagggggaagacccttataaaaccgtcagatctcgtgagaactaactcactatcgtgagaacaggatgggaaaaaccgtccccatgattcaattttctccaccaggtccctcccacaacacatggggattatgggaactacaattcaagatgagatttgggtggggacacggccaaGCCATATCACACATGAAAGCAAGCTTCTCCTTCATAGGgtttgtctgtgtctctgtgtgctgTAGAACAACCTTGAGGCTCAGACTTAGATT is from Pan paniscus chromosome 8, NHGRI_mPanPan1-v2.0_pri, whole genome shotgun sequence and encodes:
- the NPS gene encoding neuropeptide S, giving the protein MISSLKLNLILVLSLSTMHVFWCFPVPSSKVSGKSDYFLILLNSCPTRLDRSKELAFLKPILEKMFVKRSFRNGVGTGMKKTSFRRAKS